gcccccgtcctgccccacagccgccccctcccctcacTGCCCCACAACTGCCCCACAACCgcccccgtcctgccccacagctgccccctcccctcaTTGCCCCACAACTGCCCCACAACCgcccccgtcctgccccacaACCGCCCCCTCCCCTTACTGCCCCACAACTGCCCCACAACCGgccccgtcctgccccacagccgccccctcccctcgctGCCCCTCAGACCCagccccgcccctcgccccgccccccggccgcggccccgccccctccacGGCCGTTGGTCCTTCTGCGCAGGCGCGCgaggaggggcggggggggggaaggaaggcgGGGGAGGATCACGTGGGATGCCGAGCGCGGGGTGGGGATtggcccggggcggcgcggcgaaACGGGAAAGGATTGGCGGAGGTGGGCGGGGAGGGGGTGAGCGGGGAGAGGCGGCGATTGGCGGAGAGAGGCGGGAGAGGCGGCGATTGGCGGGGAGAGGCGGCCAATGGGAGCGCGCGGCCGGGCGGTTTGAacgcgcggggcgggcggcgcgcgcaGAAGCTCTGAGGCGATGGCGGCGACCGCGGCGATGGCGGCGCTCGGcggcgatggcggcggcggcgcggcctgTCCCGCCTCCCCGTGCGCCCCGCCCGGGGCAAACGAGCGGCGGGCGAGGCGCAGCCGGCGGCGCCCGAGCAGGtagcgcccggccccgctcacccgTTGCTCACCCGCCGTTACCGCTTCCCTCACGGTTTCCCGCCTTCTGTCGCCTCACAGAAACGGGCCCgacccgccggccccggccggccccgcgctgccgctccgcccgccgctgccgccgcctgcCGCGCCCCGTTACGGCCTCTGCCCGCACCGCCCGCGCCAGGTAGGGCCGGCAGCGGGTGCGGTCGCCCACCGGGTGGGTTGTCGCCGCAGTGATTTCGGGGAGCGGCGAGGAGATGCTGCTGGTCCCAGTTCCTTACTGGTCTGAGACTGGGAGGGGACACGTTTGGGGTGGAGGGGGCCCAGCTTGCTGCCACCCGGTCTAAACCGGGAGAGAGCGACCTGGAGGGCGCTTTGGGCCGTGGGGCTGGTGCTGGCGTCTCCGTCACCCTGttttccccccaccctccccaaACTCCGTGCACCCGCAGGAGCTCCGCGGAGGGCGATGTCGGCCGTGGCGGCACCCAGGACGGGTAAGGGGAGGCGACCCCCCGCGCACGTCCCCGCGGGATGGGGGACGCTGCCGGCGCCGTGTGCTGCGACGGTTtgtttcttcccccttcctctctccccgCAGTGGCCGTGGCCTCCGTGCCCGCCGGAAGAAACGGGCCGCTTGGGACCTCAAGGGCCAAGTGAGCGACATGCGGGTGGCGTTGAGCAGCGCCAAGGAGAAGGCGCGGAGCCTGGCCGGGGAGAACCAGCAGCTCCAGAAGCGGCTGGAGAcgctggagcagcagctgcgggagcaggagcagcgcggcggcgccctGGAGGAACGCGTCGGGTGGGTGAGCGCCCCGGGAACCGCGGCGGGCGgccacccacccacccacccgcCCGCCTGCCCGCTGCAGCCTCACCACCGTCGCCCCTCTCTCCGCAGCGCCCTCGGCTCCGAGCTGCTCGCCTGCCAGGAGCAGGCGCGCCAGCAGCTCCGTGAGCTGACGGAGCTCTCCGGGCGGAAGCAGGAGCTGGAGcggcagctggagcagagcacCCGGAGCGTCGGCGAGCTGGAGGCAGCCAAGCGGGATCTCACCgccctgctggaaagcagagaggtgGGAAGCGTGTGGGACAcccggggggagagggggaaaccgaggcacgaGGAGTTGCCCTACGGTCTCCCCTCGCCCCGGCGCAGGCCAAGCTGCAGCTGACGGAGGAGACGCtggcgcggcgggagcgggaggCGGAGGAGCTGCGGGAGCGGGCGGACGCCCAGCAGCGCAGCCTGCGGCAGCAGGACGAGCGGCTCCACGGCCTGGAGATGGAGCGCCGGCGGCTCCACAACCTCGTGCAGGAGCTCAAGGTTGGGCAGAAAAATCCCTTCCCCGAGGAAGGGCGAAAACGCCGGGAGCGAcccgccccggcagcccctTCCTCTCCCGCCTCTTCCCCAGGGCAACATCCGAGTGTTTTGCCGCGTGCGACCGCTGCTGGAGTCGGAAAAGGAGACGCAGAAGGGCCTGGAGCACCTGCACTTCTCGCCGCAGGACAACAAGGCCCTGGCGCTCTCCCGGGCGGAAGAGGTGAGCGGGCCGAGGCCGAAAACGCTCCTCCGAGTTCAAATCCGGCGCCGTTTCCGTGAGCGGAGGAGCCCCTTTTCCGGGCCGATCCGGCATCCTCTGCTCCacctcctctcccttttttttttttttttttgttttgtttcttttttccccaacctGCCGCAGTCTCACACGGGGCGCGACCGCAAGGGCGACGTCAAGTACGACTTCAGCTTCGACCGCGTCTTCCCGCCCGCCTGCTCGCAGCAGGAGGTGTTCGAGGAGATCGCGCTGCTGGTGCAGGTAAATTAGGAATAAATTAGGAATAAATTAGGAATAAATTAGGAATAAATTAGGAATAAATTAGGAATAAATTAGGAATAAATTAGGAATAAATTAGGAATAAATTAGGAATAAATTAGGAATAAATTAGGAATAAATTAGGAATAAATTAGGAATAAATTAGGAATAAATTAGGAATAAATTAGGAATAAAAATGCCGACTGGGGCGGGGGGTGGCGACGTTCCGCCTCGCGTTTCCCGGCTCTTCCCGCAGTCGGCTCTCGACGGCTACCACGTCTGCATCTTCGCTTACGGCCAGACGGGCAGCGGCAAGACTTACACCATGGAAGGGCCGGACGTGCTGGATCCCGAGACGTGCGGCATGATCCCCCGGGCGGTGCGGCAGGTCTTCCGGGGCGCCGAGGAGCTGGCGGCGAAGGGCTGGCAAGTGCGTGAAACccccctttctccttccttccttttccctgcctcctgcctcttttttcccccctgcctcttttttcccccctgcctcttttttcccccctgcc
This region of Rhea pennata isolate bPtePen1 unplaced genomic scaffold, bPtePen1.pri scaffold_203, whole genome shotgun sequence genomic DNA includes:
- the LOC134154297 gene encoding carboxy-terminal kinesin 2-like, coding for MAATAAMAALGGDGGGGAACPASPCAPPGANERRARRSRRRPSRSSAEGDVGRGGTQDGGRGLRARRKKRAAWDLKGQVSDMRVALSSAKEKARSLAGENQQLQKRLETLEQQLREQEQRGGALEERVGALGSELLACQEQARQQLRELTELSGRKQELERQLEQSTRSVGELEAAKRDLTALLESREAKLQLTEETLARREREAEELRERADAQQRSLRQQDERLHGLEMERRRLHNLVQELKGNIRVFCRVRPLLESEKETQKGLEHLHFSPQDNKALALSRAEESHTGRDRKGDVKYDFSFDRVFPPACSQQEVFEEIALLVQSALDGYHVCIFAYGQTGSGKTYTMEGPDVLDPETCGMIPRAVRQVFRGAEELAAKGWQYRFTASFLEIYNESLRDLLVGRPERPAELEIRRVSSASEELHVPNLRCVPVASEQEVLELLQTAKANRSVAKTSLNDRSSRSHSVFQLRLEGANASRDLRCSSVLSLVDLAGSERLDKSLSRGERLRETQAINASLSALGLVIMALSNKEPHIPYRNSKLTYLLQNSLGGSAKMLMFVNISPLEENFAESLNSLRFASKVNECVVGTAHANRK